Proteins encoded within one genomic window of Spirulina major PCC 6313:
- a CDS encoding DUF1823 family protein, whose translation MSDLPPLTTQTIWDIVNDVVDDAIANQLVWQALGYRYDPDRQVWDTEAVDPSWRDDYPEPPDFIAHRPPTVKLTRSIPQPDKQLLKEELGFKGYKLGEFGPRQTRRATIANWLLSYRKQQAEAG comes from the coding sequence CTGTCTGATCTGCCCCCCCTGACGACCCAAACCATTTGGGACATTGTTAATGATGTGGTCGATGATGCGATCGCCAATCAACTGGTCTGGCAAGCCCTCGGCTATCGCTATGACCCTGACCGCCAAGTATGGGACACCGAGGCGGTTGACCCCAGTTGGCGCGACGACTACCCCGAACCGCCGGACTTCATCGCCCATCGTCCCCCCACCGTCAAGCTCACCCGCTCCATCCCCCAACCCGATAAACAATTACTGAAAGAGGAGTTGGGTTTTAAGGGTTACAAGTTGGGCGAATTTGGCCCGCGCCAAACCCGTCGTGCCACCATTGCCAACTGGTTACTGAGTTACCGAAAACAACAAGCCGAAGCGGGATAA